The genomic region AAGCCCCAGTAATAGACTCGAAATTCAGTAATTAAATCAGCTGGGGGAGTATCCAATGAAAAAGATAGTCATACTCGGGATCCTTGATACAAAGGGACAACAGTTAATGTATCTAAAAGAGAGGATTGAAGCACGAGGACAAAAATCTGTAATGATGGACATAAGTATGGGGGACATCCCCGCCTTTTGAGGGAG from Pseudomonadota bacterium harbors:
- a CDS encoding Tm-1-like ATP-binding domain-containing protein, with product MKKIVILGILDTKGQQLMYLKERIEARGQKSVMMDISMGDIPAF